GCTGTTGGATGAACCTTGGATAGCAAACTTTGATATTTGAACTGTTGAATTTGAACTCCTAACAATGGCCTGCCTCATTAAAAATTGGGGTTGGTGGAAAATTGTATAATATAACTGTGATGACAAAATGGAAGTCGTTGTTATCTTTCTCTCCATTTGCCGAGGTTTTAGGTTTGCCACTGATTTCACACCCACCAGTCCTGTTGAATAATAGATTATAATCTCTCCGTACATCTTTTGAAGTGAATTGACAACACATACTTCCCTGACTTGCATTTGGGTTAGTTCTGCTTAAAAGTTTGTAATCAAAAGTTGGATATGATCCGGGCCCACTATGAAATGCTTGCATTTATTATATGCCTCTGCTAGCTTTTATTTGCAGCATGATGAATGTTTGATCTTATCAATTCCACTTTACTTTTCCACCTAGTCACAAATTCTGTGGCTAGAAGTTTTAAGACATGGAAGGTATTGGGtattttgtttgggtggaaTGGTATGTAAATATTATGGTTGTTTTTAGGAGTTTCATATCCCGTGTTTCTTGTAGAGGACTCCAATTTTGTCTCCTTAACAAGAACCTTCTATTATGTAAAGTTTGattgaatgtaaaaaaatggATGACGAACCATCCTTTTGATATGTATTTGTTTCTTATTTACTTTAACTGAGCTGCAGTCATGGAGaatggtgggttttttttttttgggagggggggggggggtgttaagACCAATAGAATTGTCTTGAACTTTTGAATATCTTCCTGACCTTTTTTCTGTTTCTATGTGAAATTAATTAACTCTTAATGGATTTTTGCTACCTTCTTAccaatgagctatagctcaGCGGTACTTCCTCCCCTTataataatgggatggagggTGACTTCATGGGTTCAAAATCCGTTGGGTGaatgcatgtgtaacttaccaatcaattttttcttttttgctactTTCTGTGTCTTCATCTCTTTTTGTTGCTTTTCTCTGCTGTTACTGACATTATGGTGGTAAAAATAATTGCTTTCAGGGCAATGATAGTTCCTTGGATGATTGCATCTACCATCTAATCTGCCCATGCTGCACATTATGTCAGGTGCTTTTCTTAGCGAAACCTTTGTCCACCGAACCTGATAATCTTGCCTGTTTTACATGTACCCTTTATTATTACcctagcaaaataaaaaataaaaaattattggaagTCAAAAAGCAATATTAGAATAGAACTTTAAAAAAACTTGGTTTCAAATGTTGTATTCCTGGAAGTTTATTAGAATTCTTGTAATATGGAGCAGGAGTCCAGAACATTAGAGATGAACAATGTCAATGACGGCACTTGGCATGGTCGGGGTGACACAATTTGCATAGGAGGCTTTGGTGAAGGGAGCAAGGCACTCTTCGACTTACAGCCACCACAAAATGTGGTATCAACTAAGTCTCCTCAGCCTTGTAGCATGCAAAAAGGTACAAGTGGTAGTGATCAGTCATCAACTTAAGAAGTAGGGTAGGGCTTTTTGAAACATTGATCTTCCATCCCAACATTGGCAATACCTATGAAGTAGGTGTTCATTTCCCATATAATTTATTTCCTGAGAGAGGAATGTTATGAAGGCTGCATCCCACAAGCTAGTTTATATTcagaatttggtggtaaccagTTTTGGGATGTAGAGGTTCGCTGCATGGATTTGAGACTAAAGCCTTTCCCGATCTGGAACGTGGACATGTTACAGAAAATGTGATGAGGAAGGCGTTTGTCAGTCCAAGTGCATATGGGAAACTTTGTATTTATGTAGTTTGGGGGGTTTTAGATTGACTCCCTGTAGTTTATGTATACTACTTTAGTACCAAGTGGTAGATAATGTCATCATtattgttgagttttttttttttttttattaatttttttaatgttttctatATTCAGTTCATCCTACTGGGCGggtttaaatttgtatttttattggtatttttttattcaaatggaGAGCAATCAAAGGGAATTCATTGATTCTGAAATTCACACATTCACACGTACTTaccctgaaaaaagaaaaagaaaatatcgaTACAGTTGCTTGattaaatataaagaaaaaaatatcaaagggaattagttttttttatttatatatttataaaaaggaATGCTTAAATGGTGTcgttttttaacaaatttggaCAAAAGATTGTTTTATTTCAACATAGCGAGACGCTTTTGACTAAAATGAATCCTTGTTATAATAGGGAATAATTTAATGGGTTAGGTTAATAGATGCTCTTAGAGTAatagttaacaatctattttagaaaaattttgacacaactACTGTGGAAAATAGAAAGGactatcaaaattttaatttttttttttctttttctcataaaacctttttttaaatgaattattaatcattaccttaaaggtattcgttagcatttttttaatttagtataTGAAATAGAagttaaaaggttttttttttttttttcatataagatagcctaatctaaatgtatatgtgtgtaaagttcTCTCCTAGAAACTTGAACTCCGACTTTTGCCTCTTACACTTTataaacacttatatttgtagagtgatTATCACACCAAAGACGTGCAATTGTAGAAATTAAAGGTTAAAGTGAATTTTAGTGAAAAGTCTAATTAATATCATTGaatcaaaaaattttcaaaagcatTCTCCATATTCCACCGGATAATATGTGAATGAGGCAGTGCCTACTGCCAATGCTACTATCTGAACAATTTCCCAATCCGTACGTATATAAAggataaaaatgaagaaaaataaaatcaaagataaaagaaggaagaaagtctCTGAAATTACGATTTAAAGATTTATGCATCtttcataacaatttttttttttttgataagtacatCTTTCATAACATGTTCAAAGTAACCTATCTAAAGCAAACTAAGATACTAAAGAGGAAGGGGAGGGGTTATGAAAAGAAAGCACCTATGTCTTATTCCAAGAGGCAATCATAGATGCAACAATTTATCATCTTAATTTTTAGAAGATAGAGGTGATGTCCATTCTTGGAAATCATGGAAGCTCCCTGTGAAATCAGTAAAGAGCCCATCAATGCCTATCTTGTTTATCCAGTAATCATATTCAGAATATGGATCTTGGTGAAAGTTGAGGTGAAGGAAAGAATTTTCATTTCTGAAAGTATATGGGTGCACCTGAAATGAGAAGAAAGAACTTATTATCAATAATGCTTAATAAGTTTCTTAACAAGTATTAGATATCATGCACCAAGAAAATACATGCACCTGTAGGCCACGAGCATGTGCATTGGCAACAAGATCTGTAACTTCATTCAAATAATTGTCTTCTGTAGTAACAATTGTATCCTTCCAGGGTCCAATCCCAACCACATAGTTTTTTATGAAATCAAGATAGCTATCTGAAGTAATATCATAGTATGTCTGCACAAAACAGCTACTCAATCAGGAACACAATTAGAAAAGTTGAAGCCAAGGTAGAGAAAAATTTACTTCATGCAACAGATAATAGAAAGTGACTGCATCAAAAGTACAACTTTGGAGCTAATATACCTAAACTAGGACTATTTAGACACAATTCTCAATTGTTCTGAAACCATATTGGAAAGTATTTTCTATTATCAAATTAAGCTATTAATAGCCAAAAAGGTCATAGCCTTGAGTTCCCTGTCAAATACAACACTACCTCTCATAGATATTGAATAATATTTATGCtacctaattaaataaaaaaattgcataacaTCCCTACTAGAATGCCagccccatatatatatatatcactggCGACAAATTCATgcttagaagttaaatatttttcaacttatttgaTATGTTGATCAGCTGGTTAATAACAAAGTCAATCGGATTTTCAGAATGAGAACAAAGAACAAACCTGATTGGTGTCTTCTGTTCGTACCGTCACATcatcaattaataaaattttgggcaAGTCAGTGAGGTCTGCAGTATATGTGAGTGACGATGGAGCAAAGGACTGGACAAAGGCAGGTCGCTTCAGCCATTCTTTTGACATATATGAACCTTTGTATCCATATTTCGTTAGTGTCTCCACAAACTTATCTTCAAACTTCTTCCCATCTGACCATTTGACCTGTTGTACAAGCTTAAACTCGAGAGTTTGTAGAGGTGTTGGCTACATAGTTTATTGAtgaaatatatgatgaatataaAGGAGATACATGATCACTATCTAATTTATTCAAGTAAGCGAATATGAGAGCACCAAAAACGTATGAGTTGAATTGATATAGCTTTCATGCTTCCAAGTATGATGATAACACAAGGAAAATCACTTACATGCTTATTGATAAAAACTGGATTCTTTATCTCTGGATATATTCCAACAACTCTTTCTGCATTCAGTGCAATTGATATGTACTCTTCGAAGGTGATAATTGGATACTTCCCTGGAAAACAAATGATGAAttgatatataagaaataatagTCAATCAATGAGATAGTTTTAGTACTCTTAAAAAGAATTTAGATACATTACTAATAGTGCAGACATAGAAGTTACTTATACTCTAAATCATCTTAATTCAAACTAAACTCAATTAACCTTTTCATATTATATTTAACCAAGTTATGGCTTTTCATTTCACTCAAAGACacaagaagaaaaattgaaaaaagttttaatgAGTGTAGACTTGCATTAGGCAGTTTGGACATCTCCATGTGTACaatactttttgaaaataaCTAAAACAAACTTTTACCATGTGACTATTATATGAAAGAGAAGAAAGCACTACAAGACAAGATGTGACAATTAATTATGTctatgaatatttttattaagaaattaatagtatttaattaaaagaaaccAAAAGCATACTTAAATTAGAGGATATTAACAGGTGTAATTTAAGAAAATGCATAATATTTACTAAATTTAAAAGGGAAACGAACCGTTATATTGTTGATCTCTATAACTGAATCGTTGATTCACCCTTAATAACTTCAATTCTTCCAGTGTAAAATCAACTACACACAATCAAAGTTAGCTAGATTTAGATTGATGAATTGTAACTTATGTTCGAGGCAATATatgaaaaacagaaaaaagtAGGGTTAAGAAATACATCATAAAAGTCATATGTCAAACAATCATAATTACAtgtgaaacacaaaaataggaaaaaaaatgcgaGTAGCTTTGATACATACCTACGAACCACCCAGTCATGTTCACACCTTGGACCTCATAGGTTCTTTTTCGATCAGCAAACTGACTAAAATTTGCAATATTTGTACTCTTATTAAGATCAAGTGTTACATCGTGGAAGCATATTAGAACACCATCTTTAGAGGCGAGGATGTCTGTTTCTATGAAATCTGCCCCCTCTTCAATAGCTCTCTGTAGTGACCAAATAAAGTTTTAAGGACCATTTATTATTGCACAGAAAAATTACAAGatataaaatgatatataaaaataacataaCATTCCAATTTGCAAACAAATTCATGGCAGAACACAAAAGGAGGCAGCTTGGTAACATAAAAAATCCATGTAATTTGGCAACTCTTTAACTTGATATAATACATTAACAACCTTATTCTTTACATATTCTATGATAAAtttgaacaataaaaatatgaagaaaaggTGATCTAATGTATACCAGTTTTTATAGGCCTTGTATAAAACATGTAGAAGATGAATTATTAACAAATGAGAAATCTTAATCAGAACTTCAGGGTCTGTTTAGTTAGgcattttgagagcttaaaagagctttttaaaacccaaaactctA
The sequence above is drawn from the Castanea sativa cultivar Marrone di Chiusa Pesio chromosome 5, ASM4071231v1 genome and encodes:
- the LOC142633588 gene encoding glycerophosphodiester phosphodiesterase GDPD6-like isoform X3; translated protein: MLIRLTGTSKLLYINVEYSSNYAIYFFKWERKSKMSSSGFVLVPFLILLTVWGCVGRPLPSKLHDSDKQPLQTSRPYNIAHRGANGEFPEETAAAYMRAIEEGADFIETDILASKDGVLICFHDVTLDLNKSTNIANFSQFADRKRTYEVQGVNMTGWFVVDFTLEELKLLRVNQRFSYRDQQYNGKYPIITFEEYISIALNAERVVGIYPEIKNPVFINKHVKWSDGKKFEDKFVETLTKYGYKGSYMSKEWLKRPAFVQSFAPSSLTYTADLTDLPKILLIDDVTVRTEDTNQTYYDITSDSYLDFIKNYVVGIGPWKDTIVTTEDNYLNEVTDLVANAHARGLQVHPYTFRNENSFLHLNFHQDPYSEYDYWINKIGIDGLFTDFTGSFHDFQEWTSPLSSKN
- the LOC142633588 gene encoding glycerophosphodiester phosphodiesterase GDPD6-like isoform X2, whose product is MLIRLTGTSKLLYINVEYSSNYAIYFFKWERKSKMSSSGFVLVPFLILLTVWGCVGRPLPSKLHDSDKQPLQTSRPYNIAHRGANGEFPEETAAAYMRAIEEGADFIETDILASKDGVLICFHDVTLDLNKSTNIANFSQFADRKRTYEVQGVNMTGWFVVDFTLEELKLLRVNQRFSYRDQQYNGKYPIITFEEYISIALNAERVVGIYPEIKNPVFINKHLVQQVKWSDGKKFEDKFVETLTKYGYKGSYMSKEWLKRPAFVQSFAPSSLTYTADLTDLPKILLIDDVTVRTEDTNQTYYDITSDSYLDFIKNYVVGIGPWKDTIVTTEDNYLNEVTDLVANAHARGLQVHPYTFRNENSFLHLNFHQDPYSEYDYWINKIGIDGLFTDFTGSFHDFQEWTSPLSSKN
- the LOC142633588 gene encoding glycerophosphodiester phosphodiesterase GDPD6-like isoform X1, whose amino-acid sequence is MLIRLTGTSKLLYINVEYSSNYAIYFFKWERKSKMSSSGFVLVPFLILLTVWGCVGRPLPSKLHDSDKQPLQTSRPYNIAHRGANGEFPEETAAAYMRAIEEGADFIETDILASKDGVLICFHDVTLDLNKSTNIANFSQFADRKRTYEVQGVNMTGWFVVDFTLEELKLLRVNQRFSYRDQQYNGKYPIITFEEYISIALNAERVVGIYPEIKNPVFINKHPTPLQTLEFKLVQQVKWSDGKKFEDKFVETLTKYGYKGSYMSKEWLKRPAFVQSFAPSSLTYTADLTDLPKILLIDDVTVRTEDTNQTYYDITSDSYLDFIKNYVVGIGPWKDTIVTTEDNYLNEVTDLVANAHARGLQVHPYTFRNENSFLHLNFHQDPYSEYDYWINKIGIDGLFTDFTGSFHDFQEWTSPLSSKN
- the LOC142633588 gene encoding glycerophosphodiester phosphodiesterase GDPD6-like isoform X4, with amino-acid sequence MLIRLTGFVLVPFLILLTVWGCVGRPLPSKLHDSDKQPLQTSRPYNIAHRGANGEFPEETAAAYMRAIEEGADFIETDILASKDGVLICFHDVTLDLNKSTNIANFSQFADRKRTYEVQGVNMTGWFVVDFTLEELKLLRVNQRFSYRDQQYNGKYPIITFEEYISIALNAERVVGIYPEIKNPVFINKHPTPLQTLEFKLVQQVKWSDGKKFEDKFVETLTKYGYKGSYMSKEWLKRPAFVQSFAPSSLTYTADLTDLPKILLIDDVTVRTEDTNQTYYDITSDSYLDFIKNYVVGIGPWKDTIVTTEDNYLNEVTDLVANAHARGLQVHPYTFRNENSFLHLNFHQDPYSEYDYWINKIGIDGLFTDFTGSFHDFQEWTSPLSSKN